The following proteins are encoded in a genomic region of Pseudorca crassidens isolate mPseCra1 chromosome 5, mPseCra1.hap1, whole genome shotgun sequence:
- the RPL24 gene encoding large ribosomal subunit protein eL24, translated as MKVELCSFSGYKIYPGHGRRYARTDGKVFQFLNAKCESAFLSKRNPRQINWTVLYRRKHKKGQSEEIQKKRTRRAVKFQRAITGASLADIMAKRNQKPEVRKAQREQAIRAAKEAKKAKQASKKTAMAAAKAPTKAAPKQKIVKPVKVSAPRVGGKR; from the exons ATGAA GGTCGAGCTATGCAGTTTCAGCGGGTACAAGATCTACCCAGGACACGGGAGGCGCTACGCCAGGACCGACGGGAAG GTTTTCCAATTTCTTAATGCAAAATGTGAGTCGGCATTCCTTTCCAAGAGGAATCCTCGTCAGATCAACTGGACTGTCCTCTACAGAAGAAAGCACAAAAAGGGACAGTCG gaagaaattcaaaagaaaagaaccCGCCGTGCAGTCAAATTCCAGAGGGCCATAACTGGTGCATCTCTTGCTGATATAATGGCCAAGAGGAATCAGAAACCTGAAGTTAGGAAGGCTCAACGAGAACAAGCTATCAG GGCTGCCAAGGAAGCAAAAAAGGCTAAGCAAGCATCTAAAAAGACAGCAATGGCTGCTGCAAAG GCTCCCACAAAGGCAGCACCTAAGCAAAAGATTGTGAAGCCTGTGAAAGTTTCTGCTCCCCGTGTTGGTGGAAAACGCTAA